The following are encoded together in the Poseidonibacter lekithochrous genome:
- a CDS encoding NAD(P)-dependent oxidoreductase yields MNTVLISDYIENPDIEFDILKESLSEAANKDIEVILLWNTIANKEYIYKFPNLKAIIRYGAGYDNVDLEYAKENGIFVCNTPDYGTDEVSDTAIAMIMNIARGINTYDTLAKNYFNTWQENTNKIIKRNNEYKVGVIGAGRIGGSVLLKANALKFDTYFYDPYLAYGYEKQLSSKRVEKLNDLLEITDILSINCPLTEETKDMIDESFINRMKEGSSLVNTARGKIVKDIDIFYEPLKSGYLNSVAFDVLPFEPPKESLLINAWRNNEKWLDGRVIINPHTAYFSDTAFYEMREKTALNAKRVIDGLRPINIVNGL; encoded by the coding sequence ATGAATACTGTTCTTATTTCAGATTATATAGAAAACCCAGATATTGAATTTGATATTTTAAAAGAGTCTTTAAGTGAAGCTGCTAACAAAGATATCGAAGTTATTTTGCTTTGGAATACCATAGCAAACAAAGAGTATATCTATAAGTTTCCAAACCTAAAAGCTATTATAAGATATGGAGCAGGCTATGATAATGTAGATTTAGAATATGCTAAAGAGAATGGAATTTTTGTTTGTAATACTCCTGATTATGGTACGGATGAGGTAAGTGATACTGCAATTGCAATGATTATGAATATTGCTAGAGGTATTAATACTTATGATACTTTAGCTAAAAACTATTTTAATACTTGGCAAGAAAATACAAATAAAATAATAAAAAGAAATAATGAATATAAGGTAGGAGTAATAGGAGCTGGAAGAATTGGTGGAAGTGTACTTTTAAAAGCAAATGCTTTGAAATTTGATACTTATTTTTATGATCCATATTTAGCTTATGGTTATGAGAAACAGTTAAGTTCAAAAAGAGTAGAAAAACTAAATGATTTATTAGAAATAACAGATATTTTATCTATTAATTGTCCTTTGACTGAAGAGACAAAAGATATGATTGATGAATCTTTTATTAATAGAATGAAAGAGGGAAGTTCCCTTGTAAACACTGCCCGTGGTAAAATTGTAAAAGATATAGATATTTTTTATGAGCCTTTAAAAAGTGGCTATTTAAATAGTGTAGCTTTTGATGTTTTACCTTTTGAACCACCAAAAGAGTCTTTGCTTATAAATGCATGGAGAAACAACGAAAAATGGTTAGATGGTAGAGTTATTATAAATCCTCACACAGCTTATTTTAGTGATACAGCCTTTTATGAAATGAGAGAAAAAACTGCTTTAAATGCAAAAAGAGTAATTGATGGATTAAGACCAATAAATATTGTAAATGGTTTATAA
- a CDS encoding carboxypeptidase M32, which translates to MKAYKRLVEKYERIHHLSHMQSIVYWDQQAMMPSGSNDARSKAMAEFGVILHEASIDKEIGLLLDDALWEELNDLEKASLKEMKREYTQNTILPSSLVKAQSLAHSKCGHEWVTQRGENDWKGFLPNLEEVVKLAKEEATIRSDVSGLSAYDSLLDLYEPGMRSETLNIIFTDVKTWLPELIQNIIEKQKSESYIKPQGLFDINAQKDLGIKVMKHLGFDFNRGRTDISAHPFCGGVAEDVRITTRYDEKDFIQALMGTVHETGHASYEQGLPQDLLGLPVAQARSMGIHESQSLFFEMQMGRSSEFLKSIQPYISDAFGKDKAFELENLIKIYSRVNTSKIRVDADEVTYASHVILRYEIESALINGEISASDIPDIWNEKMKDALGLDLRGDYKNGCMQDVHWTEGLIGYFPSYTLGAMYAAQQFDSVRKAHTNINDSISNGDLTQVKSWLKENIWNKASIYSTDELIKQATGESLNPKHFKAHLENRYLKN; encoded by the coding sequence ATGAAAGCTTATAAAAGACTTGTTGAAAAATATGAAAGAATACATCATTTATCACATATGCAGTCAATAGTATATTGGGATCAACAAGCCATGATGCCAAGTGGTTCAAATGATGCAAGATCAAAAGCAATGGCAGAATTTGGTGTGATTTTACATGAAGCCTCTATAGATAAAGAGATAGGATTATTATTGGATGATGCTTTATGGGAAGAGTTAAACGACTTAGAAAAAGCCTCACTGAAAGAGATGAAAAGAGAATATACTCAAAATACAATCTTACCAAGTTCACTAGTTAAAGCCCAAAGTTTAGCCCACTCAAAATGTGGACACGAATGGGTTACACAAAGAGGTGAAAATGACTGGAAAGGATTTTTACCAAATCTAGAAGAAGTTGTAAAACTAGCAAAAGAAGAAGCAACTATTAGATCTGATGTTAGTGGATTAAGTGCTTATGATTCATTATTAGATTTATATGAACCAGGAATGAGAAGTGAAACTTTAAATATAATTTTTACAGATGTTAAAACTTGGTTACCAGAACTTATTCAAAATATTATTGAAAAACAAAAATCAGAAAGCTATATCAAACCTCAAGGTTTATTTGATATAAATGCCCAAAAAGATTTAGGTATAAAAGTAATGAAACACCTAGGTTTTGATTTTAATAGAGGTCGTACTGATATTTCAGCTCACCCATTTTGTGGGGGAGTTGCTGAAGATGTAAGAATTACAACAAGATATGATGAAAAAGATTTTATTCAAGCATTAATGGGAACTGTTCATGAAACAGGTCATGCTTCATATGAACAAGGTTTACCTCAAGATTTATTAGGACTTCCAGTAGCACAAGCACGTTCTATGGGAATACATGAAAGTCAAAGTCTATTTTTTGAAATGCAAATGGGTAGAAGTTCAGAATTCTTAAAGTCAATTCAACCTTATATCTCTGATGCTTTTGGAAAAGATAAAGCCTTTGAACTTGAAAACCTAATCAAAATTTATTCAAGAGTAAACACTTCAAAAATCAGAGTAGATGCAGATGAAGTAACTTACGCTTCTCATGTAATCTTACGATATGAAATTGAAAGTGCTCTAATAAATGGAGAGATAAGTGCCTCAGATATTCCAGATATTTGGAATGAAAAAATGAAAGATGCTTTAGGTCTAGATTTAAGAGGGGATTATAAAAATGGTTGTATGCAAGATGTTCATTGGACAGAAGGTCTTATTGGATATTTCCCTTCTTATACTTTAGGAGCAATGTATGCGGCACAGCAATTTGATAGTGTAAGAAAAGCTCACACAAATATAAATGACTCAATCTCAAATGGAGATTTAACTCAAGTGAAATCATGGTTAAAAGAGAATATTTGGAATAAAGCAAGTATTTACTCTACTGATGAGTTAATAAAACAAGCAACGGGAGAGTCTTTAAATCCTAAACACTTCAAAGCTCACCTAGAAAATAGATATTTAAAAAATTAA
- a CDS encoding alpha/beta fold hydrolase: protein MKEKIYLIPGLMTDERLWSRVIPLLEDDYELVHVPIPHTQDFDEIIDILFNLFPEEKVNLLGFSLGGYIASYFAVTYPNRVNKLFMLAATPGASNEAEIERRKEKFAVIEKDGFNGLTYEKAKSLVEKKDDEELIKIVQDMFIDLGKETFISQLTSTFNRIDLFEDLVNLDLPIYFYYSTNDRLLNKEALVKLLSTKHNMKVVSREGTSHNVSLEVPEELSKQVRKWIEA, encoded by the coding sequence ATGAAAGAAAAAATATATTTAATTCCGGGTCTTATGACCGATGAAAGACTTTGGAGTAGAGTAATACCATTATTAGAAGATGATTATGAACTAGTTCATGTTCCTATTCCTCATACACAAGATTTTGATGAAATTATTGATATCTTATTTAACCTTTTTCCTGAAGAAAAAGTAAATCTTTTAGGATTTTCTCTTGGTGGTTATATTGCTTCATATTTTGCTGTTACTTATCCAAATAGAGTAAATAAACTTTTCATGTTAGCAGCTACTCCAGGGGCTTCAAATGAAGCTGAAATTGAGAGAAGAAAAGAGAAATTTGCAGTTATAGAAAAAGATGGTTTTAATGGACTTACTTATGAAAAAGCAAAATCTTTAGTAGAAAAAAAAGATGATGAAGAGTTAATTAAAATAGTTCAAGATATGTTTATTGATCTAGGAAAAGAGACGTTTATATCTCAGTTGACTTCTACATTTAATAGAATAGATTTATTTGAAGACTTAGTGAATCTAGACTTACCAATTTATTTTTATTATAGTACAAATGATAGATTATTAAACAAAGAAGCTTTAGTAAAACTACTATCTACAAAACATAATATGAAAGTAGTTTCAAGAGAAGGAACGAGCCACAATGTTTCATTAGAAGTTCCAGAAGAGCTTAGCAAACAAGTAAGAAAATGGATAGAAGCATAA
- a CDS encoding class I SAM-dependent methyltransferase: protein MTPIETAQKYNKISDIYQKDLKESDYGLRQIKQAISFTKNKKKALDVGCGVGGRVINELLNSNFEIKGIDVSVSMLDLAKQSHENVSFENADICTWQSDERFDLIVAWDSLFHLPLGAHKNVINKLSNLLEEDGILIYTFGDDIGEHVSSWHDDTFYYSSIGINENIKTLIDNSLKIMHLELDQYPQRHVYTIVKKEKNI, encoded by the coding sequence TTGACTCCTATAGAAACAGCACAAAAATATAATAAAATATCGGATATATATCAAAAAGATTTAAAAGAGTCTGATTATGGTCTAAGACAAATAAAACAAGCTATAAGTTTTACAAAGAATAAGAAAAAAGCTTTAGATGTTGGTTGTGGGGTAGGTGGTAGAGTTATAAATGAATTATTAAATTCAAACTTTGAAATCAAAGGTATTGATGTATCTGTTTCTATGCTTGATTTAGCAAAACAAAGTCATGAAAATGTTAGTTTTGAAAATGCTGATATTTGTACTTGGCAAAGTGATGAAAGATTTGATTTAATTGTTGCTTGGGATAGTTTGTTTCATTTGCCACTAGGTGCGCATAAAAATGTAATAAATAAACTATCAAATCTATTAGAAGAAGATGGAATCTTAATTTATACTTTTGGTGATGATATTGGAGAACATGTTTCATCTTGGCATGATGATACTTTTTATTATAGTTCTATAGGAATAAATGAAAATATAAAAACTCTAATAGATAATTCTCTTAAAATTATGCACTTAGAATTAGACCAGTATCCTCAACGACATGTATATACAATAGTTAAAAAAGAGAAAAATATATAA
- a CDS encoding SDR family NAD(P)-dependent oxidoreductase, with protein MRFINKIAVVTGGSTGIGKETILKLNNEKAKVYNLDVVQTQDSNSTFIKCDVSDYEQVKNAVAKILEIEGKIDLLFANAGIHLFANIEETSIDEFEKVLSVNIKGVYFVLKEIIPIMKKQNKGNILLMGSDQSFVGKGKSSAYGLTKGAIAQLTKSTAIDYADFNIKVNCICPGTIDTPLLDKAVEKFKSLTGMENDEIKILLEEAQPIKRIAQPEEIANVACYLLSEENSFMTGAMVPVDGGYTCQ; from the coding sequence ATGAGATTTATAAACAAAATTGCCGTTGTTACAGGTGGTTCTACAGGAATTGGTAAAGAAACAATTTTAAAACTAAATAACGAAAAGGCAAAAGTTTATAACTTAGACGTTGTTCAAACACAAGATTCTAATAGTACTTTTATCAAATGTGATGTTAGTGATTATGAGCAAGTAAAAAATGCAGTTGCAAAGATCCTTGAAATAGAGGGAAAAATTGATTTATTATTTGCAAATGCAGGTATTCATCTTTTTGCAAATATTGAAGAAACAAGTATTGACGAGTTTGAAAAAGTACTTTCGGTTAATATCAAAGGTGTATATTTTGTATTAAAAGAGATTATTCCTATTATGAAAAAACAAAATAAAGGAAATATCTTACTTATGGGTTCTGATCAATCTTTTGTAGGAAAAGGAAAAAGTTCAGCTTATGGGCTTACAAAAGGAGCAATCGCTCAACTTACAAAAAGTACAGCAATTGATTATGCAGACTTTAATATCAAAGTAAATTGTATTTGCCCAGGAACTATTGATACTCCATTATTAGATAAAGCAGTTGAGAAATTCAAATCATTAACTGGTATGGAAAATGATGAGATAAAAATACTTCTAGAAGAAGCTCAACCTATTAAAAGAATAGCTCAACCAGAAGAAATTGCAAATGTAGCTTGTTATTTATTGTCAGAAGAAAATAGTTTTATGACTGGTGCAATGGTACCTGTTGATGGTGGATACACTTGCCAATAA
- a CDS encoding AraC family transcriptional regulator, with the protein MNEKIIREVNKLIKKDGLYDTHIKGIKLYKSTNHENTPYIYDDWISFVLQNKKIVKLNEKVFEYNSNNYMVSSSTLPCQCETFASEEKPFIAMIFSLDSKIMHEIIELLPEKEEETIKECQRGAFLDIVTPKIEDLVYRLVTILNSEEESKILGPSILKELYYRVAKGEHSAVLYRLFKQSSNEAKIARALKKIHTNYADELCIPNMARIEEMSTSSFHNHFKKITEHTPFQYIKKIRLSKAKDLISKENLNVNEVAQKVGYDSIPQFSREFKKYFGYPPKEAKISFEEYSLS; encoded by the coding sequence ATGAATGAAAAAATAATAAGAGAAGTTAATAAATTAATTAAAAAAGATGGCTTATATGATACTCATATTAAAGGTATAAAACTTTATAAATCAACAAATCATGAAAATACTCCATATATTTATGATGATTGGATATCTTTTGTTCTTCAAAATAAAAAGATAGTAAAACTAAATGAAAAAGTATTTGAATACAATTCAAATAATTACATGGTTTCTTCATCTACTCTACCTTGTCAATGTGAAACTTTTGCATCAGAAGAAAAACCTTTTATTGCTATGATATTTTCTCTAGATTCAAAGATAATGCATGAAATAATTGAACTTTTACCTGAAAAGGAAGAAGAAACAATAAAAGAGTGCCAAAGAGGGGCATTTCTTGATATTGTTACTCCAAAAATTGAAGATTTAGTTTATAGATTAGTTACTATTTTAAATTCAGAAGAAGAATCAAAAATTCTAGGACCATCAATATTAAAAGAGTTATACTATAGAGTAGCAAAAGGTGAGCATTCTGCTGTTTTATATAGACTTTTTAAGCAATCATCAAATGAAGCAAAAATAGCAAGAGCCCTAAAAAAAATACATACAAATTATGCAGATGAATTATGTATCCCTAATATGGCGAGAATTGAAGAGATGAGTACATCTTCTTTTCATAATCATTTCAAAAAAATTACAGAACATACTCCTTTTCAATACATAAAAAAAATTAGACTCTCAAAAGCCAAAGATTTAATAAGTAAAGAGAATTTAAATGTAAACGAAGTAGCTCAAAAAGTAGGATATGATAGTATTCCTCAATTCAGTAGAGAATTTAAAAAGTACTTTGGATACCCTCCAAAAGAAGCAAAAATATCTTTTGAAGAGTATAGTCTTTCATAG
- a CDS encoding NAD(P)H-dependent oxidoreductase: MKNILIINAHQFYKDYSEGKLNTTLVDIAKDEFESKGYTVKTTVLDNGYDINEEIEKHVWADIIITQAPVYWFSTPWTHKKYIDDIFTNALSQEKLILDDGRSRTDPSKQYGTGGKMQGKKFMLSLTWNAPAESFNDDKQVLYEGKSVDDAFISITTNYKFCGSEILPSFSCYNVVKDPDIENDILKYKAHIKAL, translated from the coding sequence ATGAAAAATATACTAATTATTAATGCACATCAATTTTATAAAGATTACTCAGAAGGAAAATTAAATACTACTTTAGTTGATATAGCAAAAGATGAATTTGAATCAAAAGGTTATACTGTTAAAACTACAGTATTAGACAATGGTTATGATATTAATGAAGAAATAGAAAAACATGTTTGGGCTGATATTATAATTACACAAGCCCCAGTTTATTGGTTTTCTACTCCTTGGACACACAAAAAATATATTGATGATATTTTTACAAATGCCTTATCTCAAGAAAAATTAATTCTTGATGATGGTAGAAGTAGAACAGATCCTTCAAAGCAATATGGTACAGGTGGTAAAATGCAAGGGAAAAAATTCATGCTTTCTCTTACTTGGAATGCACCTGCAGAGTCTTTTAATGACGATAAACAAGTATTATATGAAGGAAAAAGTGTAGATGATGCTTTTATCTCTATTACAACTAATTATAAGTTTTGTGGTTCTGAAATATTACCTTCATTTTCTTGTTACAATGTAGTTAAAGATCCAGATATTGAAAATGATATTTTAAAATATAAAGCTCATATAAAAGCTTTATAA
- a CDS encoding aspartate/glutamate racemase family protein, with protein sequence MKTIGLLCGASWPSSIEYYKLLNQMAQKHYGGFHSAKLILLNIDYHEIKQYYPDGWDKIPYVLKKELEKLNALNPDCILICNNTLHKAYDIIKDETALNMPLFHMVEITAQIAKERNLNNVLLLGTKFTMEDDFFINHLENKNLNVTVPSKQQREEIQAFQTSLAKGIMNSEIKEYFIKLINSFENIDAVVLGCTELPLAINQEDIKQTILNPLELQCQRAFEFAINK encoded by the coding sequence ATGAAAACAATAGGACTTTTATGTGGTGCTTCTTGGCCTTCTAGTATTGAATATTATAAATTATTAAATCAAATGGCGCAAAAGCATTATGGAGGTTTTCATAGTGCAAAACTTATTTTATTAAATATAGATTATCATGAGATAAAACAATATTATCCAGATGGTTGGGATAAAATACCTTATGTTTTAAAAAAAGAGTTAGAAAAACTAAATGCTCTAAATCCTGATTGTATTTTGATTTGTAATAATACTTTACATAAAGCCTACGATATTATAAAAGATGAAACAGCTCTAAATATGCCTTTATTTCATATGGTTGAAATTACTGCTCAGATTGCAAAAGAAAGAAATCTAAATAATGTACTTTTATTAGGTACGAAATTTACTATGGAAGATGATTTTTTTATTAATCATTTAGAAAACAAAAACTTAAATGTCACAGTTCCCTCAAAACAACAAAGAGAAGAGATACAAGCCTTTCAAACTTCCTTAGCAAAAGGAATAATGAATAGTGAAATAAAAGAATATTTTATAAAACTAATAAATAGTTTTGAAAATATTGATGCTGTTGTTTTAGGTTGTACTGAACTTCCCCTTGCGATTAATCAAGAAGATATAAAACAAACTATTTTAAATCCCTTAGAACTTCAATGTCAAAGAGCTTTTGAATTTGCAATAAATAAATAA